Proteins found in one Pelobates fuscus isolate aPelFus1 chromosome 10, aPelFus1.pri, whole genome shotgun sequence genomic segment:
- the ATAD1 gene encoding outer mitochondrial transmembrane helix translocase has protein sequence MVHTEAFSRPLSRNEVVGLIFRLTIFGAVTYFTIKWMVDAIDPTRKQKIEAQKQAEKLMRQIGVKNVKLTEYEMSIAAHLVDPLSMLVTWEDIAGLDDVITDLKDTVILPVRKKHLFENSRLLQPPKGVLLYGPPGCGKTLIAKATAKEAGCRFINLQPSTLTDKWYGESQKLAAAVFSLAVKLQPSIIFIDEIDSFLRSRSSSDHEATAMMKAQFMSLWDGLDTDHNCQVIVMGATNRPQDLDTAIMRRMPTRFHINQPSMKQREAILNLILRNENVDGQVDLMEISSSTDGFSGSDLKEMCRDAALLCVREYVNSNTEDGFYDEIRPIQQQDLIKAIEKMRKSKNATNQGVLMHVSLD, from the exons ATGGTTCACACAGAGGCCTTTTCTCGTCCTCTCAGTCGGAATGAAGTTGTTGGACTAATTTTCCGACTGACAATATTTGGAGCGGTTACTTATTTTACAATTAAATGGATGGTAGATGCCATAGATCCTACTAGAAAACAAAAGATTGAAGCCCAGAAGCAG GCTGAGAAGCTAATGAGACAGATTGGTGTAAAGAATGTGAAGCTCACAGAGTATGAAATGAGTATTGCAGCCCATCTTGTAGATCCACTCAGCATGCTG GTAACGTGGGAGGATATTGCAGGCCTGGATGATGTCATCACAGACCTTAAAGATACAGTAATTCTCCCAGTCAGGAAGAAGCATTTATTTGAAAATTCCAGACTGCTCCAGCCTCCAAAAG GAGTGCTTCTTTATGGACCTCCAGGGTGCGGTAAAACTTTGATTGCCAAAGCAACCGCCAAAGAAGCAGGATGCCGCTTCATTAACCTTCAGCCATCCACGCTTACGGACAAGTGGTATGGGGAATCCCAGAAACTGGCAGCTGCTGTTTTCTCCTTGGCTGTAAAGCTACAACCATCAATTATTTTCATTGATGAAATAG ATTCTTTTCTTCGAAGTCGCTCAAGCAGTGACCATGAAGCCACAGCGATGATGAAGGCTCAGTTCATGAGTCTTTGGGATGGACTGGACACAGACCACAATTGTCAG GTGATTGTAATGGGAGCCACCAATCGGCCCCAAGATCTCGACACAGCAATAATGCGGAGAATGCCGACCAGATTTCACATCAATCAACCG TCCATGAAGCAGCGAGAGGCAATTCTCAATCTCATCCTGAGGAATGAAAAT GTGGATGGGCAGGTGGACTTAATGGAGATCTCGAGCAGCACTGATGGATTCTCTGGCAGTGATCTAAAGGAAATGTGTCGGGATGCTGCACTGCTTTGTGTTAGGGAATATGTGAACAGTAATACAGAGGATGG CTTTTATGATGAAATTCGACCAATACAACAGCAAGATTTAATCAAAGCCATTGAGAAAATGAGGAAATCCAAGAATGCGACGAACCAAGGGGTTTTAATGCACGTTAGTTTGGACTGA